A window of Fictibacillus halophilus contains these coding sequences:
- a CDS encoding MFS transporter: MNKANRYFHFLWSGQTLGNLGDILYIICLITLVYNETGSVLHMALIPFAKTMSLLLSGFIAPLFIDKYKRTSLLINTLFLKTGFLLCLCLLSLYGIHTAITFTLLYALIVVISLLEGVGNPARRSMVPDLVESSELVKANSFISIANQTSMLLSWPLGSVLLVMWGEQNMLWVTFFLFVAATLLTTQIKVKETEKVGTQESKWDAMKEGWQLIFQSKKLTTLTVMDVLENFGHGVWIAAILYVYVETAIGKGEAWWGYINASFFAGMMVAGLVVYRFSKKMESYLGFVIMTSTICLMLLNVWFGLTSSAWIALLVSFVFGFPQMARDVSQNTLIQESYRDKQLAKVYASHGTLVYGTFGIATLILGWFAEKFGVRDTYILVSFLFLISFSIAFLNRKVLHSDQKIAPLEQNVI, from the coding sequence ATGAACAAAGCTAATCGCTATTTTCATTTTTTATGGAGCGGACAGACACTCGGGAATTTAGGAGATATTCTATATATTATTTGTCTGATTACACTTGTATATAATGAAACGGGATCCGTCCTGCATATGGCACTTATTCCATTTGCGAAGACGATGTCATTGCTCCTATCAGGTTTTATAGCACCTCTATTTATTGATAAGTACAAACGAACAAGTTTGCTGATCAATACGCTATTTCTTAAAACGGGATTTTTACTCTGTTTGTGTTTATTGAGTTTATATGGCATACATACCGCTATAACATTTACCCTTTTATATGCATTAATCGTGGTAATTTCCCTTCTTGAAGGGGTAGGAAATCCTGCACGAAGATCAATGGTACCAGATCTTGTAGAAAGCTCTGAGCTTGTAAAAGCAAACAGTTTTATTAGTATCGCAAACCAAACCTCAATGCTTTTATCCTGGCCGCTTGGGAGTGTGCTCTTAGTGATGTGGGGTGAACAAAACATGCTATGGGTTACTTTCTTCTTATTTGTAGCTGCGACTTTACTTACAACACAAATAAAGGTAAAGGAAACAGAGAAAGTTGGAACACAAGAATCTAAGTGGGATGCGATGAAAGAAGGATGGCAACTGATCTTTCAATCTAAAAAGCTAACCACTTTAACGGTTATGGATGTGCTTGAAAACTTCGGTCATGGGGTTTGGATAGCGGCAATCCTTTATGTGTATGTTGAAACGGCGATAGGAAAAGGAGAAGCGTGGTGGGGCTACATCAATGCGTCTTTTTTTGCAGGAATGATGGTAGCGGGTCTTGTAGTATATCGGTTTTCTAAGAAAATGGAATCATATCTGGGCTTTGTCATTATGACATCAACTATTTGCTTGATGTTACTAAATGTGTGGTTCGGATTGACTTCATCAGCGTGGATTGCTTTATTGGTGTCATTTGTTTTTGGTTTTCCGCAGATGGCTAGAGATGTTTCCCAAAACACTTTAATCCAAGAATCCTATAGAGATAAGCAGCTTGCAAAAGTTTATGCCTCTCATGGAACTCTCGTGTATGGGACATTTGGAATAGCGACACTAATACTCGGTTGGTTTGCAGAAAAATTTGGAGTTCGTGATACATATATTTTAGTGAGTTTTCTGTTTCTGATTTCCTTTTCGATCGCATTTTTGAATCGTAAGGTCCTACATTCTGACCAGAAAATAGCTCCTTTAGAGCAAAATGTTATATAG
- a CDS encoding DJ-1/PfpI family protein: protein MKKKVLVYLYPQFREVEVMTTLSIIGKKYEVLPFSLLPGTVTSECGLLMQPTIKMKNISPIDYEMLIIPGGKQAFTQGNPRLLHLLQVFNRENIKIAAIGNGAVILGRAGILNGRSYTVSLREDEFAKTNSWLNGTYQAKQIVEDKNLLTAKSHAYIDFGLTIGDRLQCFDGLEEYNFYKGTSSF, encoded by the coding sequence TTGAAAAAGAAAGTACTTGTCTATTTGTATCCACAATTTAGAGAAGTTGAAGTAATGACGACTTTATCTATCATCGGTAAAAAATATGAAGTGCTGCCTTTCTCGCTGTTGCCAGGAACTGTTACTAGTGAATGTGGTTTACTGATGCAGCCTACGATTAAGATGAAGAATATTAGTCCTATTGATTATGAGATGCTTATTATTCCAGGAGGAAAACAAGCATTTACACAAGGAAATCCGAGACTTCTGCATCTGTTGCAAGTGTTCAACAGAGAGAATATTAAGATTGCAGCTATTGGAAATGGAGCTGTCATTCTAGGACGAGCCGGCATTTTAAACGGCAGGTCATATACCGTTTCTTTACGCGAAGATGAATTTGCTAAAACAAACAGCTGGTTGAATGGAACTTATCAAGCAAAGCAGATTGTTGAAGATAAAAATCTGTTAACAGCAAAGAGTCATGCTTATATTGATTTTGGTTTAACGATCGGTGACCGTTTGCAATGTTTTGACGGCCTTGAAGAATATAATTTTTATAAAGGTACTAGTTCCTTTTAA
- a CDS encoding FMN-dependent NADH-azoreductase, with amino-acid sequence MKVLYINSNPKPMDQSFGLRLGRHFLNELTNQNENIEIETVNLYEENIPFIDADVLDAWGKLAAGQELSPSQVEKTSRMGEILEQFLSADMYVFNTPMWNLSYPPMLKAYIDNVVMAGKTFKYTENGPAGLLGGKTAVHIQSRGGVYSEGPAQAFEFTNGYLQGVMAFIGITDYHHVFTEGMAAAPDRAEEILADARERATELAKELVLAKRNA; translated from the coding sequence ATGAAAGTACTTTACATTAACTCTAATCCAAAACCTATGGATCAATCGTTCGGACTTCGTTTAGGACGTCACTTTTTAAACGAATTAACAAATCAAAACGAAAACATTGAAATCGAAACGGTAAATCTTTATGAAGAGAACATTCCATTCATCGATGCAGATGTTTTAGATGCTTGGGGTAAATTAGCTGCTGGTCAAGAGCTTTCTCCATCACAAGTTGAAAAAACAAGCCGTATGGGAGAAATTTTAGAACAATTCCTTTCAGCAGACATGTATGTATTCAACACACCAATGTGGAACTTGAGCTATCCGCCAATGCTAAAAGCGTATATCGATAATGTAGTGATGGCAGGTAAGACGTTTAAATACACAGAGAACGGCCCAGCTGGCTTACTAGGTGGAAAGACGGCAGTGCATATTCAATCTCGTGGCGGTGTGTATTCTGAAGGTCCTGCTCAAGCTTTTGAGTTCACGAACGGCTATCTTCAAGGCGTGATGGCATTCATCGGAATTACTGATTATCATCATGTATTTACAGAAGGTATGGCAGCAGCTCCAGATCGTGCGGAAGAAATTTTGGCGGATGCAAGAGAAAGAGCTACAGAATTAGCTAAGGAATTAGTCTTAGCTAAACGCAATGCATAA
- a CDS encoding nitroreductase family protein, which produces MNETFKVMEERSSVRLYQKDKEIPSETLHQIFEMAGKAPSAWNLQHWRFIVVTSQEQKEKLFPIAYNQKHVLDASAVVVVLGDTEADKVAAEVFEKAPEEARNILLKNINSAYSQGRAVGEREALKNASLGAMQLMLAAKAVGVDSCPMTGFDHAAIVPALGIPERFIPVMMITLGYADGPAKPTERFDVNRIVMHDKFEEK; this is translated from the coding sequence ATGAACGAAACATTTAAAGTTATGGAAGAACGATCTTCTGTCCGTTTGTATCAGAAAGACAAAGAAATTCCGAGCGAAACACTTCACCAGATTTTTGAGATGGCTGGGAAAGCTCCATCAGCATGGAATCTGCAGCACTGGCGTTTTATTGTAGTAACATCTCAAGAACAAAAAGAGAAACTTTTCCCGATTGCTTATAATCAAAAGCATGTCTTAGATGCATCTGCGGTTGTTGTTGTCTTAGGAGATACAGAAGCAGATAAAGTTGCTGCAGAAGTATTTGAAAAAGCTCCAGAAGAAGCAAGAAATATTTTATTGAAAAATATTAACTCTGCCTATTCACAAGGGCGAGCAGTTGGTGAGAGAGAAGCACTTAAGAATGCATCACTCGGTGCGATGCAGCTTATGCTTGCCGCTAAAGCAGTTGGAGTTGATTCATGTCCGATGACAGGATTCGATCATGCTGCTATAGTGCCTGCACTTGGAATCCCAGAACGTTTCATTCCTGTAATGATGATCACTTTAGGATATGCTGACGGTCCAGCAAAACCTACAGAGCGTTTTGATGTCAATCGCATTGTGATGCATGATAAATTTGAAGAAAAATAA
- the ytzI gene encoding YtzI protein, with translation MSTLTISIVITLVIIIFVVIIFAAAITKGYSYKHTIDQLDDNPYLKNETKEKEAKEGKEH, from the coding sequence ATGAGTACATTAACCATTTCAATAGTAATTACCCTCGTTATCATCATCTTTGTCGTCATTATTTTTGCGGCCGCCATCACAAAAGGGTATTCCTACAAACATACGATCGATCAGTTAGACGACAATCCATATCTAAAAAATGAAACGAAAGAGAAGGAAGCAAAAGAAGGCAAGGAGCATTAA
- a CDS encoding DNA-3-methyladenine glycosylase family protein → MKFVIEPKPPFDFQKMMQRLTVTGKTHVIKLNEQFTEYEKIIRIQEVSCFVKVVSSGTVTSPILNCKAIPLNGHVSEEAVKKKIQQLFSTEVDLSPLYEHFSKHERLDLVLQRFEGLKLLTDTDLFESIVKIIIGQQVNLTFAGTLTEHLIELAGNQVKVEGSTFQVFPTPTSVAKLKYEDLRELQFSQRKAEYIIDLAKLITEGAMDFESLWSMSDEDVMQTLLPIRGIGKWTIECLLIFGMGRTDVLPAADIGLRNAIRQVWKLADQPSEEEVRMLAMDWKPWRTYITYYLWESLNQTPAVADHT, encoded by the coding sequence ATGAAGTTTGTGATAGAACCGAAACCACCGTTCGATTTTCAAAAGATGATGCAGCGATTAACGGTTACAGGGAAAACTCATGTCATAAAACTCAATGAACAATTTACAGAATACGAAAAAATAATTAGAATCCAAGAGGTTTCTTGTTTTGTAAAAGTTGTATCAAGCGGAACCGTTACAAGCCCTATTCTGAACTGTAAGGCTATACCTTTAAATGGTCATGTATCTGAAGAAGCAGTTAAGAAAAAGATTCAGCAACTGTTTTCAACAGAAGTCGATCTTTCTCCTCTTTATGAGCACTTCTCCAAACACGAGAGATTGGATCTCGTACTACAACGCTTTGAAGGGTTAAAACTTCTAACAGACACCGACCTGTTTGAATCCATTGTAAAAATTATTATTGGTCAACAAGTGAATTTAACCTTTGCTGGAACCTTGACAGAACACCTGATTGAGCTTGCTGGGAATCAGGTTAAGGTAGAAGGAAGTACATTTCAGGTCTTTCCAACTCCAACATCTGTTGCAAAGCTAAAGTATGAAGACCTACGCGAGCTTCAATTCAGTCAGAGAAAAGCAGAATATATCATCGATCTAGCCAAACTGATCACAGAGGGTGCTATGGATTTTGAAAGCTTATGGAGTATGTCAGATGAAGATGTGATGCAAACGCTGTTGCCTATAAGAGGAATAGGGAAATGGACGATTGAATGTCTTTTAATCTTTGGTATGGGAAGAACCGATGTACTGCCCGCTGCAGATATTGGATTAAGAAATGCTATCCGTCAAGTTTGGAAGTTAGCTGATCAACCATCAGAAGAAGAGGTAAGGATGCTTGCTATGGATTGGAAACCTTGGCGTACATATATCACGTATTATCTATGGGAGAGTTTAAATCAGACCCCTGCTGTTGCAGATCATACTTAA
- a CDS encoding ATP-grasp domain-containing protein: MTKKIYVIHENSEWTAPLFQRFEELGLPYEDWHMAKGHIDLTEAPPQGIFYNRMSASSHTRGHRYAPEYTSAVLSWLESYDRKVFNDSRALQLEISKVNQYSALKAFDIPVPRTIAAYGKDELLHAATKFNGPFITKHNRAGKGLGVQLFQTQTALESYVHSASFDESIDGITLLQDYIEAPEPFIVRCEFIGGKFLYAVQVNTSDGFELCPADACQIGDQFCPITDQPEEPTPKFKILKDFVLPHQERYEAFIDANGITFAGIEIITDKSGNVYTYDVNTNTNYNRDAEAEAGIYGMKAIAEFLGREL; this comes from the coding sequence ATGACAAAGAAAATATATGTTATTCATGAAAATAGTGAATGGACAGCCCCGTTATTCCAACGTTTTGAAGAACTAGGGCTTCCCTATGAAGATTGGCATATGGCAAAGGGACACATTGATCTGACAGAAGCTCCTCCACAAGGTATCTTCTATAACCGAATGAGTGCCTCTTCTCATACGAGAGGACATAGATATGCCCCTGAATATACGTCAGCGGTACTGTCTTGGCTTGAAAGTTATGACCGTAAAGTATTCAACGACTCTAGAGCACTTCAGCTAGAGATCAGTAAAGTGAACCAATACAGCGCATTAAAAGCATTTGATATCCCTGTTCCAAGAACGATTGCTGCCTACGGAAAAGATGAGCTGCTACACGCTGCAACGAAGTTTAACGGCCCTTTCATCACCAAGCATAATCGTGCGGGTAAAGGTCTTGGCGTTCAGTTGTTTCAAACACAAACTGCTTTAGAATCTTATGTACATTCGGCGAGTTTTGATGAATCAATCGATGGCATCACATTATTGCAAGATTATATTGAAGCACCAGAACCATTTATCGTACGGTGTGAATTTATTGGTGGCAAGTTTTTATATGCCGTTCAAGTGAATACTTCTGATGGATTTGAACTTTGTCCGGCAGATGCTTGCCAGATTGGTGATCAGTTCTGTCCGATTACAGATCAGCCAGAGGAACCAACACCAAAGTTTAAGATTCTTAAAGATTTTGTTCTACCTCACCAGGAAAGGTACGAGGCGTTCATAGACGCAAATGGCATTACGTTTGCCGGCATTGAGATTATTACGGACAAAAGTGGAAACGTGTATACTTATGATGTAAACACAAATACGAACTACAATCGTGATGCTGAAGCAGAAGCCGGCATATATGGCATGAAGGCGATCGCTGAATTTTTAGGTAGAGAATTATAA
- a CDS encoding DUF4129 domain-containing protein → MLKNSQQFTLYGMNLSFDAMLIFILLTIFSGGATWLEFVWFTANLIPLIAISGALYLFKPNLFKITLVCIVILSSVLIWYMTSSLVLSILISIVLMWRSAENWNDLFKTDLEVILAISAVLTVVLSLFFKDGYTVMYGAVWIQFLLMMLIKMTLHYNKSNSSISLVMKDFAVPLTLVGLSGLILAVLGPLKQLLYWVLDGVFFILYYILAVPLWKLFSLLPPIIQMLKQLLKTEKGGKVDTVNKPDVLEQRPETLGESPMLLYTTIAILIIIVLFFLWKKRNVFNNQSSLVLNGNISVLDNSYANSQLLGKKRWLQSKDRTRKRFLHFEKVMDKKGFGRQPGESATNWFMRLDLSGKEADSVLDAYEKVRYGEESISDDEYDHYVNALKKFEKSEHLKKPK, encoded by the coding sequence ATGTTAAAGAATAGTCAGCAGTTTACTCTTTATGGAATGAACTTAAGCTTTGACGCCATGCTCATTTTTATTTTGCTGACCATCTTTTCAGGGGGAGCAACTTGGCTTGAGTTCGTATGGTTCACTGCAAATCTAATACCGCTTATCGCAATTAGCGGGGCTTTATATCTCTTCAAACCTAACTTATTCAAAATAACACTTGTTTGTATTGTGATTCTATCATCAGTTCTGATTTGGTACATGACTTCTTCTCTCGTGTTATCAATTCTGATTTCAATCGTCCTTATGTGGAGAAGCGCAGAAAATTGGAATGATCTCTTTAAGACTGATTTAGAAGTAATCTTAGCGATTAGCGCTGTTTTAACAGTCGTTCTTTCTCTGTTTTTTAAGGATGGCTATACGGTGATGTATGGAGCTGTATGGATTCAATTTTTGCTCATGATGCTCATTAAAATGACTCTCCATTATAATAAGAGTAATTCTTCTATTAGTCTTGTAATGAAGGATTTTGCTGTTCCTTTAACACTGGTTGGGTTAAGCGGATTGATTCTAGCTGTATTAGGACCTTTAAAACAACTCCTTTATTGGGTATTAGACGGCGTGTTCTTTATCCTGTATTATATTTTGGCAGTTCCGCTCTGGAAGTTATTTTCCCTTCTTCCCCCAATAATCCAAATGCTTAAACAATTGCTTAAAACGGAAAAAGGCGGAAAGGTGGATACAGTAAATAAGCCAGACGTATTAGAACAGCGTCCTGAAACGCTCGGGGAATCTCCGATGCTCTTATACACAACAATCGCAATACTTATCATCATTGTTCTTTTCTTTCTTTGGAAAAAGAGAAATGTGTTCAACAATCAGTCCAGCTTAGTGCTTAACGGAAACATTTCAGTTCTTGATAATTCTTATGCTAACAGCCAGTTGTTGGGCAAAAAAAGATGGCTTCAGTCCAAAGACAGAACTAGAAAAAGGTTTTTACACTTTGAAAAAGTAATGGACAAAAAGGGATTCGGAAGGCAACCTGGTGAATCTGCTACAAATTGGTTTATGAGACTTGATCTATCCGGAAAAGAAGCAGATTCTGTTTTAGATGCTTACGAGAAAGTACGTTATGGTGAAGAAAGCATTTCTGACGATGAGTACGATCATTATGTAAATGCATTAAAGAAGTTCGAAAAGTCAGAGCACTTGAAGAAGCCGAAATAA
- a CDS encoding DUF58 domain-containing protein codes for MQWNSEVWIKSTFRVLVVFSPLIFVIGFYRNIPFLFLLGLAIIFLYGTLSLQSRSAINEIVLDTTKQVHRLFPGDTDQFYVKLLHKGRWPSYRGELIFTHRAPISVTGDVESNNTAKGRIEVKRHFALYRQTSFTQTVHFTATRRGTTRISNLTLQVQDPLSLSGQALTYKGIFPTEIVVYPRPLPVHRIEHLFSQSSGEALRPFALFENVSLPAGNREYAPGDAFHKIHWKATARSGSLQTKVFEKTVVYHWTFVYTILPDHKEMKSSEDMESEISHLAYMCQYAAEKGIPFEVYINFKVPGPMGMYHVPTGSGAVHLSSILEGLARIDRSNVIVKPQIMWNKMDRNFVGTSPFVIFLGHIPTDPNSQILIKKWYRSGGRTFYVEHNEEHAILMPYLSSEAASC; via the coding sequence ATGCAATGGAACAGCGAGGTGTGGATTAAATCCACCTTTCGGGTCTTAGTTGTTTTCAGCCCATTAATATTTGTAATTGGTTTTTATCGTAATATTCCATTCCTGTTTTTATTAGGGCTGGCCATCATTTTTTTATATGGCACACTATCGCTGCAATCTCGTTCAGCTATAAATGAGATTGTATTAGATACTACAAAACAAGTTCATCGCTTGTTTCCTGGTGATACAGATCAGTTCTATGTAAAACTTCTTCACAAAGGAAGATGGCCTTCTTATAGAGGAGAACTCATCTTCACACACCGAGCACCGATATCTGTCACAGGAGATGTTGAATCGAACAACACTGCAAAAGGAAGAATTGAAGTTAAACGGCATTTTGCGCTCTATCGTCAAACATCTTTTACACAAACAGTACATTTTACTGCTACAAGAAGAGGAACAACAAGGATTTCTAACCTGACACTGCAAGTACAAGATCCTCTTTCTCTAAGTGGGCAAGCCTTGACTTATAAGGGTATCTTTCCAACTGAAATTGTTGTTTATCCAAGACCACTTCCTGTTCATCGCATTGAGCACCTGTTTTCTCAAAGCAGTGGTGAAGCTTTAAGACCTTTTGCTTTATTCGAGAACGTATCTCTTCCTGCTGGGAATCGAGAATACGCTCCTGGAGATGCCTTTCATAAAATACATTGGAAAGCTACAGCACGTTCAGGCTCTCTTCAAACGAAGGTATTTGAAAAAACGGTTGTGTACCATTGGACATTTGTTTATACGATACTCCCTGACCATAAAGAGATGAAATCTTCTGAGGATATGGAGAGCGAGATTAGCCACTTGGCATACATGTGTCAGTATGCTGCTGAAAAAGGAATACCCTTTGAAGTATACATTAACTTTAAAGTACCTGGCCCGATGGGAATGTATCATGTACCAACTGGGAGCGGAGCGGTACACTTAAGCAGCATACTTGAAGGTTTGGCGAGGATAGATCGTTCCAATGTCATCGTGAAACCTCAAATCATGTGGAATAAGATGGATCGTAATTTTGTTGGCACGAGTCCGTTCGTCATCTTTTTAGGCCATATTCCTACCGATCCGAATTCTCAGATCTTGATTAAGAAATGGTATAGATCAGGTGGAAGAACCTTTTATGTCGAACACAACGAAGAACATGCCATTCTGATGCCATATCTTTCATCGGAGGCCGCATCATGTTAA
- a CDS encoding AAA family ATPase, protein MNMKDQMTIIKNAIAEVLTGKDELVELTMIAIVNRGHLLLEDVPGTGKTVLAKSLARLIGGEFKRIQFTPDILPADITGIQFFHPKHQEFELRPGPVMTNILLADEINRATPRAQSSLLEVMEERQVTIDGETLPLPSPFLVLATQNPIESHGTFPLPEAQLDRFFMKLPSGFPNYDQEKEMLHMYRKNNPQDSLEPVFSLEDILVMQEEVKHTHVSDSVENYLLSIVHATRIHEFIENGVSPRGTLAFMRAAQGAAYVQGRTFVTPDDVQLVAPYVLTHRLVLTMEGTMRKTKDQVLKEILESIVVPVESEAGR, encoded by the coding sequence ATGAACATGAAGGATCAGATGACGATCATAAAAAACGCAATAGCAGAAGTATTAACTGGAAAAGATGAACTTGTCGAATTAACGATGATTGCGATTGTCAATAGAGGTCATTTATTGTTAGAGGATGTTCCGGGAACAGGAAAAACAGTACTCGCTAAAAGCCTCGCTCGTTTAATAGGTGGAGAATTTAAAAGAATTCAGTTCACACCAGATATCCTTCCAGCTGATATAACAGGTATACAGTTCTTTCATCCAAAACATCAAGAGTTTGAACTGCGACCCGGTCCGGTTATGACGAACATCTTATTAGCGGATGAAATTAACCGTGCAACACCTCGTGCTCAATCCAGTCTATTAGAAGTAATGGAAGAAAGACAAGTTACGATTGATGGCGAAACGCTTCCCCTTCCGTCTCCTTTCCTAGTTCTAGCAACTCAGAATCCTATAGAATCTCATGGAACATTTCCGCTTCCTGAGGCTCAGCTTGATCGTTTTTTTATGAAATTGCCGTCTGGCTTTCCAAATTACGACCAGGAGAAAGAAATGCTTCATATGTATCGCAAAAATAATCCTCAAGACTCTTTAGAACCTGTCTTCTCTTTAGAAGATATATTAGTCATGCAAGAAGAAGTGAAGCACACTCATGTAAGTGATAGCGTTGAAAACTATTTACTATCCATTGTTCACGCTACTCGCATTCATGAGTTTATTGAGAACGGTGTATCTCCTCGTGGCACTCTTGCTTTCATGAGAGCAGCTCAAGGTGCTGCTTATGTTCAAGGAAGAACCTTCGTTACTCCGGACGATGTTCAATTGGTAGCACCGTATGTATTAACTCACCGATTAGTATTGACGATGGAGGGCACGATGAGAAAGACGAAAGATCAAGTGTTGAAAGAAATCCTTGAATCTATAGTTGTCCCTGTAGAGTCTGAGGCGGGTAGATAA
- a CDS encoding 3D domain-containing protein: protein MIKKWVITGALAFGLLVSAPVSGFAAMGDHTLRPGTWDNDVYELQGKLKALGFYDFAVTTGYYGPVTKQAVTDYQRAKSLSVDGIAGPQTFNSIQNNVTKKSMTVSATAYTASCEGCSGTTFNGTNLKEIPYAKVIAVDPNVIPIGSVVYVPGYGYAVADDTGGGINGKEIDIFMKNYSDAVNWGRKSVNITILN, encoded by the coding sequence ATGATAAAAAAATGGGTAATTACAGGAGCTCTAGCATTCGGATTGCTCGTTTCTGCTCCCGTTAGTGGATTTGCAGCAATGGGGGATCACACTCTCCGACCGGGTACTTGGGACAATGACGTGTATGAACTTCAAGGAAAACTAAAAGCGTTAGGATTCTATGATTTTGCTGTAACAACAGGCTATTATGGTCCCGTTACAAAACAAGCCGTAACGGACTATCAACGAGCTAAGAGTTTATCAGTAGACGGTATTGCTGGACCTCAAACGTTTAACAGCATTCAAAATAATGTTACAAAAAAGAGTATGACTGTATCTGCGACTGCCTATACGGCAAGCTGTGAAGGCTGCAGTGGAACAACATTCAATGGTACAAATCTAAAAGAAATCCCTTATGCAAAAGTAATCGCTGTTGATCCTAATGTGATTCCAATAGGATCAGTCGTCTATGTTCCAGGTTACGGTTATGCTGTAGCTGACGATACAGGTGGTGGAATCAATGGGAAAGAAATTGATATATTTATGAAAAACTATTCTGATGCCGTTAATTGGGGAAGAAAAAGCGTAAATATTACAATCTTGAACTAA
- a CDS encoding aspartyl-phosphate phosphatase Spo0E family protein, whose product MLLQLIEDKREVLLCLGKTYGLTAKETVICSQELDQLLNRLDGFVSEQSDNS is encoded by the coding sequence ATGCTATTGCAATTAATTGAGGACAAACGTGAAGTTTTGCTATGTCTCGGCAAAACATATGGATTAACGGCAAAAGAAACAGTCATCTGCAGTCAGGAATTAGATCAGTTGTTAAATCGCTTAGATGGTTTTGTAAGTGAACAAAGCGATAACTCGTAA
- a CDS encoding aspartyl-phosphate phosphatase Spo0E family protein produces MIEKSVQERIRLLREELYSISNQLNYELTHPKLVTISQQLDQLLNQYAKIEQKA; encoded by the coding sequence ATGATAGAAAAAAGTGTTCAAGAACGAATCCGCTTATTAAGAGAAGAATTATACAGCATTTCAAATCAACTAAACTATGAATTAACACACCCTAAACTTGTCACAATAAGCCAGCAGCTCGATCAACTACTAAACCAGTATGCTAAAATTGAACAAAAAGCATAA